The following coding sequences lie in one Apium graveolens cultivar Ventura chromosome 1, ASM990537v1, whole genome shotgun sequence genomic window:
- the LOC141721791 gene encoding uncharacterized protein LOC141721791, with product MGSQVKKKKRVFETEEDRISNLSDDLRTLRLDDWDMSKASFAFSLPGLISLHLYRCSKLSAKAWNFPALLSLELDNVYLPCSTMFSKLVNLQNLTLSMLTFPYYLLHFPQLLNLNFRISSYDPKRCIYLSTPKLCNFTSVGIFSINLKAPELKNVSLKLQGWFTNIEWIYRKQYYRRFQHMLSQFGNANNLTFDLESIEALSAISDDLASKPSPFYNLKYVKLPLDYNESSMSTALRSYLLGGSSRGTIVTTSPRNMIPRTEEHVVEDSIVDANRARDIDAPVEEIGKDPVSTSGGNQDFGLWLGHKVNSEFVCLLDRIMLKYPETFENFTKNNKKLSTINVIMFCTSVNGFAKVSLSEVDSDMLVEYRDAFAYLQSKGFNLSWVVSRLDYVEHIRFSNPLIPELYALDCHINDDKSELQELQACVDDAKIKLQNLQARVDDAKTKLQEVQTLRAEKLTEIENTFGTMGIDLANGFIGHDLLYSP from the exons ATGGGGTCTCAAGTGAAGAAGAAAAAGAGGGTTTTTGAAACCGAAGAAGATAGAATTAGCAATTTGTCCGATGATCTGAGAACGTTGCGCCTTGATGATTGGGATATGTCAAAAGCGTCTTTTGCTTTCAGTTTGCCTGGTTTAATAAGTCTACATCTGTATAGGTGTAGCAAGTTGTCTGCAAAAGCTTGGAACTTTCCAGCTTTATTGAGTCTAGAACTGGATAATGTTTATCTACCGTGCAGTACTATGTTCTCGAAACTTGTCAATCTACAAAATCTTACATTATCGATGCTGACTTTTCCATATTATTTATTACATTTTCCTCAATTGCTGAACCTGAACTTTAGAATCAGCTCTTATGATCCTAAACGTTGCATTTACCTTTCCACGCCAAAACTCTGCAATTTCACTTCTGTTGGTATCTTTTCTATCAACCTTAAAGCTCCTGAGTTGAAGAATGTAAGTTTGAAGTTACAGGGTTGGTTCACAAACATTGAATGGATATATAGGAAGCAATATTATCGGAGGTTTCAACATATGCTTTCCCAGTTTGGTAATGCCAATAATCTTACTTTCGACTTAGAGAGCATTGAG gCACTCTCTGCGATTTCCGACGACCTTGCCAGTAAACCTTCTCCTTTCTATAACTTGAAGTATGTGAAGCTACCACTTGACTATAATGAATCGAGTATGTCTACTGCTCTTAGAAGCTACTTGCTTGGTGGCTCTTCAAGAGGAACCATTGTCACGACATCACCTCGG AACATGATTCCTCGCACAGAAGAGCATGTCGTGGAAGATTCCATAGTGGATGCCAACAGGGCTAGAGATATTGATGCTCCAGTTGAAGAGATAGGCAAAGATCCGGTGAGCACCTCTGGGGGGAATCAAGATTTCGGGTTATGGCTGGGCCATAAGGTTAATTCTGAGTTTGTATGCCTACTTGATCGTATTATGCTTAAGTACCCAGAAACCTTTGAGAACTTCACAAAAAACAATAAGAAGTTAAGTACAATAAATGTAATTATGTTCTGCACCTCAGTGAATGGCTTTGCCAAAGTATCTCTGTCCGAGGTTGATTCTGATATGCTTGTCGAGTACAGGGATGCATTCGCGTACTTGCAGAGTAAAGGATTCAATTTAAGTTGGGTGGTGAGCCGATTGGATTATGTAGAACATATCCGCTTTTCAAATCCTCTGATTCCCGAACTTTATGCACTTGACTGCCATATAAATGATGACAAAAGTGAACTACAAGAGCTGCAAGCTTGTGTTGATGATGCTAAAATCAAACTACAAAATCTGCAGGCTCGTGTTGATGATGCAAAAACTAAATTGCAAGAAGTTCAGACTCTCCGTGCAGAGAAGTTGACAGAAATTGAGAACACTTTTGGAACTATGGGTATTGACCTGGCTAATGGTTTCATTGGACATGATCTGTTATATAGTCCTTGA